From the genome of Ornithobacterium rhinotracheale, one region includes:
- a CDS encoding OmpP1/FadL family transporter: MIRKAISLLVLIASTGSLWAGGYRVSLQGVRQAAMGAQGVALAHDASAAFFNPAALAFVDSKLSIAVGGFGVGIKSKYQNRETLYKAETDNPLGTPLYLAASYKPTENLALGVSVTTPFGSTVDWGNDWAGRYVIDRIALKSFFIQPTAAYKVTDWLSVGAGAIIASGNVNIKRALPLGNQDAQLEIDKKGAHGTGFNLGIFAKPNEKLNIGIAYRSEVKMKADKGSATFRNLPTIVAGRMPFSAKYFDAQLPLPAELLVGANYQITPKLLIGAEIGAVKWDSYKTLNIKLYNDETEFNNSSDKNYTNTLNYSIGAEYLINPKTALRLGYKFDKSPSPASSFNPETPTINYHAFTTGLGYEFERFRVDAMAEYLVGNERSFHNLQYNFGGDINTGGYVFGLGLSYNLDR; encoded by the coding sequence ATGATACGAAAAGCAATTTCATTACTTGTGCTCATTGCAAGCACAGGCAGTTTATGGGCAGGCGGATACCGAGTATCCCTGCAAGGTGTAAGGCAAGCCGCTATGGGCGCACAAGGCGTGGCTCTTGCTCACGATGCGAGTGCGGCCTTTTTCAACCCCGCCGCGCTGGCCTTTGTGGATAGTAAACTAAGCATCGCCGTGGGGGGCTTTGGTGTGGGAATTAAGTCTAAATACCAAAACCGAGAAACACTTTATAAGGCCGAAACAGACAATCCGCTTGGGACACCTCTCTACCTTGCAGCAAGCTATAAACCTACTGAAAATTTAGCCCTCGGGGTGAGTGTAACCACGCCATTTGGCAGCACCGTAGATTGGGGCAATGATTGGGCAGGGCGCTATGTAATCGATAGAATTGCGCTTAAATCCTTCTTCATTCAGCCTACGGCAGCCTATAAAGTAACCGACTGGCTATCAGTGGGGGCAGGCGCCATCATAGCTAGCGGAAATGTAAACATAAAGCGAGCCTTGCCTTTGGGCAATCAAGATGCACAGCTTGAAATTGATAAAAAAGGCGCACACGGAACGGGCTTCAATCTAGGTATTTTTGCCAAACCTAATGAAAAATTAAACATCGGTATTGCCTACCGCTCTGAGGTAAAAATGAAGGCAGACAAAGGCTCTGCTACATTTAGAAATCTGCCCACTATCGTGGCGGGAAGAATGCCCTTTTCGGCTAAATATTTTGACGCCCAACTACCCTTACCGGCAGAACTACTTGTGGGCGCCAACTACCAAATTACGCCCAAACTACTCATAGGCGCTGAAATCGGTGCCGTAAAGTGGGACTCTTATAAAACCCTAAACATCAAGCTTTATAATGATGAAACTGAGTTTAATAACAGCTCGGATAAAAATTATACCAATACGCTGAATTATAGCATCGGGGCGGAATATTTAATCAATCCCAAAACGGCATTGCGCTTAGGGTATAAATTTGATAAATCTCCCTCTCCTGCTAGCTCATTTAACCCTGAAACACCCACCATTAATTACCACGCATTCACCACAGGGCTGGGCTATGAATTTGAGCGCTTCCGTGTGGACGCTATGGCAGAGTATTTAGTCGGGAATGAACGGAGCTTCCACAATCTTCAATACAATTTTGGGGGCGATATCAACACAGGCGGCTATGTCTTTGGCTTAGGGCTCTCCTACAACCTTGATAGATAA
- the aspA gene encoding aspartate ammonia-lyase, which yields MQEFRIESDLLGEKQVPKEAYYGVQTQRAIDNFFITGKKMGDYSEFVKAIAYVKLAAAQTNYELGLLDEKILKAITQACEEIIQGKLHEQFPVDMIQGGAGTSVNMNANEVIANRALEIMGYEKGDYQHCYPNDHLNLSQSTNDVYPTTVKLAVINMNKTLVAHIQELVQAFRNKGKEFIDVIKMGRTQLQDAVPMTLGQEFEAFAANLEEEIARLNNNAALFLEINMGGTAIGTGLNAPPKYAQLCAANLAKLTGYPFVSAPNLVEATPDTGSYVIYSSALKRLAVKLSKICNDLRLLSSGPRAGLNEINLPPMQPGSSIMPGKVNPVIPEVVNQVCFKVFGNDLTVTFAAEAGQLQLNVMEPVLCESIIESIEFLQRAIDTLRTKCVEGITANREVCKNMVMNSIGIVTALNPYIGYKNSTKIAKEALETGKSVYELVLEHKLLSQEKLDAILDPEKMLSSHDFLK from the coding sequence ATGCAAGAATTTAGAATAGAATCTGATTTGCTGGGCGAAAAGCAGGTTCCCAAAGAGGCTTATTATGGGGTGCAAACTCAGCGCGCAATCGATAATTTCTTTATCACAGGAAAGAAAATGGGCGATTATTCCGAATTTGTAAAAGCCATCGCATATGTGAAACTGGCTGCTGCACAGACTAATTATGAGCTAGGGCTTTTAGACGAGAAGATATTAAAAGCCATTACACAGGCCTGCGAGGAAATCATTCAAGGCAAGTTGCACGAGCAGTTTCCCGTAGATATGATTCAAGGCGGGGCGGGTACCTCTGTGAATATGAATGCTAATGAGGTGATTGCCAATCGTGCGCTTGAAATTATGGGCTATGAAAAGGGCGACTATCAGCACTGCTACCCGAATGACCATTTGAACCTCTCTCAATCTACCAATGATGTCTACCCCACCACGGTGAAGCTCGCGGTGATAAATATGAATAAAACCCTTGTGGCACATATCCAAGAGTTGGTACAGGCGTTTAGAAACAAGGGCAAGGAATTTATAGATGTCATCAAAATGGGGCGCACGCAATTGCAAGATGCCGTGCCGATGACACTGGGGCAGGAGTTCGAAGCCTTTGCCGCTAATTTGGAGGAAGAAATCGCAAGGCTGAACAACAATGCTGCACTGTTTTTGGAAATCAATATGGGCGGAACTGCCATCGGGACAGGGCTCAACGCACCGCCTAAATATGCGCAGCTCTGCGCCGCCAATTTAGCCAAGCTCACAGGGTACCCATTCGTTTCTGCGCCCAATTTAGTAGAGGCTACGCCAGACACGGGATCTTATGTAATTTATTCCTCAGCATTAAAGCGATTAGCCGTAAAACTTTCTAAAATCTGTAACGATTTGCGCCTACTATCCTCTGGACCTAGGGCCGGATTAAACGAGATTAATCTACCGCCGATGCAGCCAGGCTCCTCCATTATGCCAGGGAAAGTAAACCCCGTAATCCCCGAAGTAGTAAACCAAGTGTGCTTTAAAGTATTTGGCAATGATTTAACGGTAACTTTCGCTGCCGAAGCAGGGCAATTACAGCTGAATGTAATGGAGCCCGTGCTATGCGAATCCATCATAGAATCCATAGAGTTTTTGCAACGAGCCATCGACACCCTGCGCACCAAATGCGTGGAAGGCATCACCGCAAACCGCGAAGTGTGCAAAAATATGGTGATGAATAGCATCGGCATAGTTACAGCGCTAAATCCATACATTGGGTATAAAAATAGCACCAAAATTGCCAAAGAAGCGCTAGAAACAGGCAAATCCGTGTATGAATTGGTCTTGGAGCATAAGCTACTATCCCAAGAGAAACTAGATGCCATTTTAGACCCAGAAAAAATGCTCTCATCGCACGATTTTTTAAAATAA
- the alr gene encoding alanine racemase, translating into MLYSRHAILEIDLPALKSNVAYAKRKMNPTTKLIAMVKANAYGLGAVEISKALNDQADYLAVAFAKEAADLRNAEIQKPIMVLNTDQIACEQIIDLQAEPSIFNFRILNLFTEKLIDKEIQQAYPIHLKLNTGMNRLGFGEADLHELIAQLADNPYVKVASIFSHFAVSDEPDGKAFTAEQYERFNTYYERIAFNLGYRPLRHIANSAAIFRFPEFQLDMERLGIGMYGIAAQEQDRDNLEIAVRLKSYISQIRTIKEGETISYGRRFKAPQDMKIAVISLGYADGVHRSLSQRGFVCIHGQKAPITGTICMDMFMVDVSQIDCQEGDEVVIFGENPSIYEVAEAAGTIPYEIITSVAPRVERVYLG; encoded by the coding sequence ATGCTTTACAGCAGACACGCCATTCTGGAAATAGACCTCCCCGCGCTTAAAAGCAATGTGGCCTATGCCAAGCGGAAAATGAACCCCACAACTAAGCTAATCGCAATGGTTAAAGCCAATGCCTATGGGCTTGGTGCAGTGGAAATCTCCAAAGCACTGAACGACCAAGCAGATTACCTCGCCGTAGCCTTTGCTAAGGAGGCCGCAGACCTGCGAAATGCGGAAATACAAAAGCCCATTATGGTGCTTAATACAGACCAAATTGCCTGCGAGCAGATAATAGATTTGCAGGCAGAGCCATCGATTTTTAATTTTAGGATTTTAAATCTCTTTACTGAAAAATTAATTGATAAGGAAATTCAGCAAGCCTATCCCATTCATTTAAAGCTAAATACAGGAATGAATCGTTTGGGTTTTGGTGAGGCTGATTTGCACGAATTAATAGCGCAATTGGCTGATAATCCATATGTAAAGGTGGCTTCCATCTTTTCGCACTTTGCTGTGAGCGATGAGCCAGATGGCAAGGCTTTTACAGCAGAGCAGTATGAGCGCTTTAATACTTATTATGAGCGTATTGCATTTAATTTAGGCTATCGCCCGTTGCGGCATATAGCAAACTCTGCCGCAATATTTCGTTTCCCTGAATTTCAATTAGATATGGAGCGTTTAGGCATAGGAATGTATGGGATTGCGGCTCAGGAGCAAGACCGTGATAATCTTGAAATTGCAGTGCGGTTAAAATCATATATTTCCCAGATTAGAACCATAAAGGAAGGCGAAACGATAAGCTACGGCAGAAGATTTAAAGCTCCACAAGATATGAAAATAGCTGTAATTTCTCTGGGCTATGCCGATGGGGTGCATAGAAGCCTTAGCCAAAGGGGCTTTGTGTGCATACACGGGCAGAAGGCGCCCATTACAGGGACTATCTGTATGGATATGTTTATGGTAGATGTGAGTCAAATTGATTGCCAAGAGGGTGATGAGGTGGTGATTTTTGGAGAAAATCCAAGCATTTATGAAGTAGCGGAAGCTGCGGGAACAATTCCGTATGAAATTATAACCTCGGTGGCACCTCGTGTGGAGCGTGTTTATCTAGGGTAA
- the sucC gene encoding ADP-forming succinate--CoA ligase subunit beta yields MNLHEYQGKELLSKYGVKIQRGNVASTPEEAVKMAERLTDSTGTQWYVIKAQVHAGGRGKAGGVKLAKSLEEVKEISANILGMRLVTPQTSAEGKLVNQVLISEDVYYPGESPTAEYYMSVLLNRETGENMIMYSPEGGMDIEEVAEKMPDKIFKETIDPAVGLRPFQANRIAFNLGLEGEAFKDMVKFVFALYEAYIKSDASMFEINPVLKTSDNQILAVDCKVSIDNNALFRHKDLAELRDIREEDPTEVEAGEAGLNFVKLDGNVGCMVNGAGLAMATMDIIKLSGGNPANFLDVGGTADAERVEKAFRIILKDENVRAILVNIFGGIVRCDRVAQGIIEAYQNMGDSITVPIIVRLQGTNAEEAKKMIDESGLQVFSAVTLQDVADKVSEVID; encoded by the coding sequence ATGAACCTTCACGAATATCAAGGCAAAGAGCTTTTAAGTAAATACGGCGTAAAAATCCAGCGGGGCAATGTAGCCTCCACGCCAGAAGAGGCCGTGAAAATGGCAGAACGCCTTACCGACTCTACGGGCACTCAGTGGTATGTAATCAAAGCGCAGGTACACGCTGGCGGGCGTGGAAAAGCTGGGGGCGTGAAACTGGCCAAATCGCTAGAAGAGGTAAAAGAAATTTCCGCAAATATTTTAGGTATGCGCCTCGTAACGCCCCAAACCTCTGCCGAGGGCAAATTGGTGAACCAAGTATTGATTTCCGAAGATGTTTACTACCCAGGCGAAAGCCCCACTGCGGAGTACTATATGTCTGTACTACTAAACCGCGAAACAGGCGAAAATATGATTATGTATTCCCCAGAGGGCGGTATGGATATAGAGGAAGTCGCCGAGAAAATGCCAGACAAAATCTTTAAAGAAACCATCGACCCCGCCGTGGGGCTGCGCCCATTTCAAGCCAATCGCATTGCATTTAACCTAGGCTTAGAGGGCGAGGCCTTTAAGGATATGGTAAAATTCGTATTTGCATTGTATGAGGCTTATATTAAATCCGATGCCTCAATGTTTGAAATCAATCCCGTTTTAAAGACTTCAGACAATCAAATTTTAGCCGTAGACTGCAAAGTATCAATAGATAACAACGCACTTTTCAGGCATAAAGATTTAGCCGAATTACGCGATATTCGCGAAGAAGACCCCACAGAGGTAGAGGCTGGCGAAGCAGGGCTAAACTTTGTAAAACTTGATGGAAATGTGGGCTGTATGGTAAACGGTGCGGGGCTTGCTATGGCCACTATGGACATTATTAAGCTCTCTGGCGGAAACCCCGCCAACTTCCTTGATGTAGGAGGCACTGCCGATGCTGAGCGTGTGGAAAAAGCCTTCCGCATTATTCTGAAAGATGAAAATGTGCGCGCAATCCTAGTCAATATCTTTGGCGGAATTGTTCGGTGCGACCGCGTAGCGCAGGGCATCATCGAGGCTTATCAAAATATGGGCGATAGCATCACCGTGCCCATCATCGTAAGGCTACAAGGCACCAATGCCGAAGAGGCTAAAAAAATGATTGATGAGAGCGGCCTTCAAGTATTCTCCGCTGTAACATTGCAAGATGTTGCCGACAAGGTGAGCGAAGTTATTGACTAA
- a CDS encoding endonuclease, translated as MRYQKFLLLLFTSICTWAQVPSYYQNLDLTKTGNALKQELSQLITRTHKKTLNYSEVNAVLKVSDVAPSNPSNVLLIYGSENGDDKYARSRSKNKAGGGNGEWNKEHVFAKSLGSPNLGTSGPGADAHHLRPADVKLNAERGSLKFDDGRGAKAYKTNRGGWFPGDEWKGDVARMMMYMAVRYGEQCNPTRVGMNPYTISPDFPDIFLKWNIEDPVSDFEKQRNNEVAKVQGNRNPFIDNPNLATRIWGGTAAPDTWNTSSNQPSKPTSNTSIKNLRASNVNPSNFTLTWDLPENFKSIGYYEVFMGETFKQKTFTNTVLITKLQPETSYIFKVVAKKPNGETVGESQTFDFTTPTGGSDITNSPKNNKDLVFYPNPVTDGKLNVDGKNLQNIKWIKIYDLQGRLQKNIVNPFIHERGVGYTIDISNLTKGIYILKTPAQQEKILVL; from the coding sequence ATGAGATATCAAAAGTTTTTACTCCTACTATTTACCAGCATTTGCACTTGGGCGCAAGTGCCTAGTTATTACCAAAACTTGGATTTAACCAAAACTGGCAATGCCTTAAAACAGGAGCTTAGCCAATTAATCACGCGAACTCATAAGAAAACCCTAAACTACAGCGAAGTAAATGCTGTGCTAAAAGTAAGCGATGTAGCCCCCAGCAATCCCAGCAATGTTTTGCTCATTTACGGAAGCGAGAACGGCGATGACAAATACGCCCGAAGCAGAAGTAAAAATAAAGCAGGCGGAGGCAACGGTGAATGGAACAAAGAACATGTCTTTGCCAAATCCTTAGGCTCTCCTAATCTAGGCACCTCTGGCCCAGGGGCAGATGCGCACCATTTAAGACCCGCCGATGTAAAACTTAATGCCGAGAGAGGAAGCCTAAAATTTGATGATGGGCGCGGCGCTAAGGCTTATAAAACAAACCGCGGAGGCTGGTTCCCAGGCGATGAATGGAAGGGCGATGTGGCGCGTATGATGATGTATATGGCCGTGCGCTATGGAGAACAATGCAACCCCACACGCGTGGGAATGAATCCTTATACTATTTCGCCAGATTTCCCAGATATTTTCCTGAAATGGAATATCGAAGACCCCGTTTCCGACTTTGAAAAGCAACGCAATAACGAGGTGGCTAAGGTGCAAGGAAACCGTAATCCGTTTATAGATAATCCCAATTTGGCAACACGCATTTGGGGTGGAACCGCTGCGCCAGATACTTGGAACACCAGTAGCAATCAGCCCAGTAAGCCCACCAGCAATACCAGCATTAAAAATTTGCGCGCAAGCAATGTAAACCCTAGTAATTTTACATTAACTTGGGACTTGCCAGAAAATTTCAAAAGCATTGGCTACTACGAGGTATTTATGGGCGAAACCTTTAAGCAAAAAACCTTTACCAACACGGTTCTCATTACAAAATTGCAGCCAGAAACCTCATATATTTTCAAAGTTGTAGCCAAAAAACCAAACGGAGAAACGGTGGGCGAAAGCCAAACATTTGATTTCACTACACCAACGGGAGGATCAGATATTACAAACTCGCCAAAAAACAACAAAGATCTCGTGTTCTACCCAAATCCTGTAACCGATGGCAAATTGAATGTTGATGGTAAAAACTTGCAAAATATAAAATGGATAAAAATCTATGATTTGCAAGGAAGATTACAGAAAAATATCGTCAATCCATTTATACACGAAAGAGGAGTGGGATATACAATAGATATTTCAAACTTAACAAAAGGTATTTATATTCTTAAGACACCTGCTCAACAAGAAAAAATATTAGTCCTTTAA
- the mnmA gene encoding tRNA 2-thiouridine(34) synthase MnmA, which yields MQNSEIKVVIGLSGGVDSSVAAYLLKEQGYQVIGLFMRNWNDASVTLEDECPWVEDSADALLIAEKLGIPFQTIDLSETYKERIVDYMFREYEQGRTPNPDVLCNREIKFDIFLETALKLGADYVATGHYCQKSSEIIDGKEVYKLLAGADKNKDQSYFLCQLNQYQLSKALFPIGHLEKPEVRRIAREQELVTADKKDSQGLCFIGKVRLPDFLQQQLKPKKGQIVEIPADYPNYSAEMPTFTTKEEELKWLSRKFDYSLFDGILVGEHEGAHYFTIGQRRGIGVGGKKDPLFVIGTDVAQNILFVGEGNNHPGLYKQALFVPKEDVHWIREDLALKLNETMQVEARIRYRQKLIKAELFCFESGIYVLFEKAPSAITPGQFVAWYRGEELLGSGVIQ from the coding sequence ATGCAAAATTCAGAAATAAAAGTAGTAATTGGGCTTTCGGGCGGTGTAGATAGTAGCGTGGCAGCCTATTTGCTAAAAGAGCAGGGCTACCAAGTGATTGGGCTTTTTATGCGCAATTGGAACGACGCATCGGTTACGCTCGAAGACGAATGCCCTTGGGTGGAAGATAGCGCAGATGCGCTGTTGATTGCGGAGAAATTGGGCATTCCGTTTCAAACCATAGATTTAAGCGAAACTTACAAAGAACGCATTGTAGATTATATGTTCCGCGAGTATGAGCAAGGGCGCACACCCAATCCCGATGTGCTCTGCAACCGCGAAATCAAATTTGATATTTTCCTTGAAACTGCTTTAAAACTTGGTGCTGATTATGTGGCAACGGGACATTATTGTCAAAAATCTTCCGAAATCATAGACGGCAAAGAAGTTTATAAACTTTTGGCAGGTGCCGACAAAAACAAAGATCAGTCGTATTTTTTATGTCAGCTCAATCAATATCAATTATCAAAGGCACTGTTCCCCATCGGACATTTAGAAAAACCCGAAGTGCGCAGAATTGCGCGTGAGCAAGAATTGGTAACGGCCGATAAAAAGGATTCGCAGGGGCTGTGTTTCATTGGGAAAGTACGCTTGCCCGATTTTTTGCAACAGCAATTAAAACCTAAAAAAGGACAAATCGTGGAAATTCCTGCAGATTACCCAAATTACAGCGCGGAAATGCCCACTTTTACAACCAAAGAAGAGGAATTAAAATGGCTTTCCAGAAAATTTGATTACTCGCTATTCGACGGGATTTTGGTAGGCGAGCACGAGGGCGCGCACTACTTTACCATCGGGCAGCGGCGCGGCATTGGCGTAGGCGGAAAAAAGGATCCCCTCTTTGTCATCGGCACTGATGTAGCGCAAAACATACTCTTCGTGGGCGAAGGGAATAATCACCCTGGGCTTTACAAGCAAGCCTTGTTTGTACCAAAGGAAGATGTACACTGGATTCGAGAAGATTTAGCCTTAAAACTAAACGAAACCATGCAAGTAGAAGCCAGAATTCGCTATCGCCAAAAATTAATAAAAGCGGAATTATTCTGTTTTGAGAGCGGAATTTATGTCCTCTTTGAAAAAGCCCCCTCGGCCATCACCCCAGGGCAATTTGTAGCTTGGTACCGCGGAGAGGAGCTTTTAGGCTCTGGCGTAATTCAATAA
- the nagB gene encoding glucosamine-6-phosphate deaminase, with amino-acid sequence MKNILEENPSLKKNKVILKQAKDALELSQFTREERIPVEIFDTALEGSKVAAREIADLIRAKQAAGEKCVLGLATGSSPIATYNELIRMHKEEGLSFKNVITFNLDEYYPMQADAPQSYHRFMHEHLFDHVDIDPANIHIPDGSVPVEQLAESCQAYERAIDEAGGIDLQLLGIGRTGHIGFNEPGSHMNTFTRLVSLDELTITDAAKDFGGINNVPKGAITMGVGSIFKARKIILLAWGDKKASIVKKAVEGKVVDEVPASYLQRHENAKYIIDFDAAGDLTRVKTPWKVGTCNWTPSLVKRAVVQLCIATGKPILKLTNKDYTDHNLNELIVTYGSAYNVNLQVFNDLQNTITGWPGGKPNADETKRPERKDPAQKRVIVFSPHPDDDVISMGGTLRRLVEQGHDVHVAYQVSGNIAVADYELLRPMLLMKNYLEENGDTSSETYKNLTQYLSELDENENFKAITPQILHLKGLLREEEAKSACRHVGVKEENAHFLRLPFYETGKVKKNDLSQKDVDIVKEFLRSIKPHQIFAAGDLMDPHGTHKVCLEAIFLALDQIKEDGDEWLKDCWVWMYRGAWQEWPINEIEMAVPMSPSELREKRNAILRHQSQMEAAPFMGTDSRLFWQRAEDRNRETADLYNKLGLAEYEAMEGFVRYIP; translated from the coding sequence ATGAAAAACATATTAGAAGAAAACCCATCACTTAAGAAAAACAAAGTGATTTTAAAACAGGCAAAGGACGCGCTGGAACTCTCTCAATTCACTAGAGAAGAGCGCATTCCAGTGGAAATTTTTGACACAGCTCTTGAGGGCTCAAAGGTGGCCGCTAGAGAAATTGCTGATTTAATCCGAGCTAAGCAAGCCGCTGGCGAAAAATGTGTGCTTGGCTTGGCTACTGGTAGCAGCCCTATTGCTACCTACAATGAGCTAATCAGAATGCACAAGGAGGAGGGGCTTAGCTTTAAGAATGTAATCACCTTTAACCTTGATGAGTACTACCCTATGCAGGCTGATGCGCCTCAGTCTTACCACCGCTTTATGCACGAGCATTTGTTCGACCATGTGGACATAGACCCAGCAAATATCCACATTCCAGATGGAAGCGTGCCTGTGGAACAATTGGCTGAAAGTTGCCAAGCCTATGAAAGAGCAATTGATGAGGCTGGCGGAATTGATTTACAATTACTAGGCATTGGGCGAACTGGGCATATCGGGTTCAATGAGCCTGGCTCACATATGAATACATTTACACGCTTGGTATCCTTAGATGAATTAACTATCACTGATGCGGCAAAAGATTTTGGAGGAATTAATAATGTACCAAAAGGCGCCATCACAATGGGAGTAGGCTCCATCTTTAAAGCTAGAAAAATCATACTTTTAGCTTGGGGCGACAAAAAAGCTAGCATCGTAAAAAAAGCCGTAGAGGGCAAAGTGGTGGACGAAGTTCCTGCAAGCTACCTCCAAAGACACGAAAACGCCAAATACATCATTGATTTTGATGCCGCGGGCGACCTCACAAGAGTAAAAACCCCTTGGAAGGTGGGCACTTGCAACTGGACTCCTAGCTTGGTAAAACGCGCTGTGGTTCAGCTATGTATCGCTACGGGCAAGCCTATCTTAAAACTTACTAACAAGGACTATACCGACCATAATTTAAATGAACTCATTGTAACTTATGGCTCCGCATACAATGTAAACTTACAAGTATTCAATGATTTACAAAACACCATCACCGGTTGGCCTGGCGGAAAACCAAATGCTGATGAAACTAAACGCCCTGAGCGTAAAGACCCAGCTCAAAAAAGAGTAATCGTATTCAGCCCGCACCCAGATGATGATGTAATCTCAATGGGCGGAACCCTAAGACGCCTCGTGGAGCAAGGCCATGATGTGCATGTGGCTTACCAAGTTTCTGGTAACATTGCCGTGGCAGACTATGAGCTACTACGCCCTATGCTCTTGATGAAAAATTACTTGGAAGAAAACGGAGACACCTCATCCGAGACTTACAAAAACTTAACCCAATATTTAAGCGAACTTGATGAAAACGAAAACTTCAAAGCAATCACTCCGCAAATTCTTCACCTAAAAGGATTGTTGAGAGAAGAGGAAGCCAAATCAGCTTGCCGCCATGTGGGTGTAAAAGAGGAAAATGCACACTTCCTACGCTTGCCATTCTACGAAACAGGAAAAGTTAAAAAGAATGACCTTAGCCAAAAAGATGTGGACATTGTAAAAGAATTCCTACGCTCCATCAAGCCACACCAAATCTTTGCCGCGGGCGACTTAATGGACCCTCACGGAACGCACAAAGTCTGCCTAGAAGCCATTTTCCTAGCCCTAGACCAAATCAAAGAAGACGGCGACGAGTGGCTGAAAGACTGCTGGGTGTGGATGTATCGCGGCGCTTGGCAAGAATGGCCAATCAACGAAATTGAAATGGCCGTGCCTATGTCTCCAAGCGAACTGAGAGAGAAGCGAAACGCCATTTTGAGACACCAATCTCAAATGGAAGCGGCTCCATTTATGGGAACAGATTCGCGCTTATTCTGGCAACGCGCCGAGGATAGAAACCGCGAAACTGCCGACCTCTACAACAAGCTTGGCTTGGCTGAATATGAGGCTATGGAGGGCTTTGTGAGATATATTCCATAA